From one Meles meles chromosome 18, mMelMel3.1 paternal haplotype, whole genome shotgun sequence genomic stretch:
- the LYZL6 gene encoding lysozyme-like protein 6: protein MTGALLMSLVSCLIAISQASLINRCDLARVLHKEDLDGFEGYSLNDWLCLAFVESNFNISKVNENADGSFDYGIFQINSHYWCNDYRSHSENICHEDCQDLLSPNLLSTISCAKKIVSGAGGMKNWVAWRLHCRGRPLSYWMTGCFLG from the exons ATGACAGGGGCACTACTCATGTCCTTGGTCAGCTGCCTCATTGCCATCAGTCAGGCCAGCCTCATCAATCGCTGTGACTTGGCCAGAGTGCTGCACAAGGAGGACTTGGATGGGTTTGAGGGCTACTCCCTGAATGACT GGCTGTGTCTGGCTTTTGTGGAAAGCAACTTCAACATATCAAAGGTAAATGAAAACGCAGATGGCAGCTTCGACTATGGAATCTTCCAGATCAACAGCCATTACTGGTGCAACGATTACCGGAGTCATTCGGAAAACATTTGCCACGAGGACTGTCAAG accTACTGAGCCCCAATCTTCTCTCAACCATCAGCTGTGCGAAAAAGATTGTGTCTGGAGCAGGGGGGATGAAGAACTG GGTAGCCTGGAGGTTGCACTGTAGAGGCCGTCCACTGTCCTACTGGATGACAGGATGTTTCTTGGGATGA